A window of the Emys orbicularis isolate rEmyOrb1 chromosome 1, rEmyOrb1.hap1, whole genome shotgun sequence genome harbors these coding sequences:
- the LOC135883842 gene encoding tubulin alpha-4 chain-like → MVDLEQTVVDEVRTGTYRQLFHPEQLITGKEDAANNYARGHYTIGKDRIDLALDRIRKLADACSGLQGFLIFHSFGGGTGSGFTSLLMERLSLDYGKKSKLEFAIYPAPQVSTAVVEPYNSILTTHTTLEHSDCAFMVDNEAIYDICCRNLDIERPTYTNLNRLISQIVSSITASLRFDGALNVDLTEFQTNLVPYPRIHFPLVTYAPIISSERAYHEQLSVAEITSSCFEPNNQMVKCDPRHGKYMACCMLYRGDVVPKDVNVAIAAIKTKRTIQFVDWCPTGFKVGINYQPPTITPGGDLAQVERAVCMLSNTTAIAEAWARLDHKFDLMYAKRAFVHWYVGEGMEEGEFAEAREDLSALEKDYEEVGTNSFGEENDGEEF, encoded by the exons ATGGTAGACTTGGAGCAAACTGTAGTAG ATGAAGTGCGGACTGGCACTTACCGTCAGCTTTTCCATCcagaacagctgatcactggAAAGGAAGATGCAGCTAATAACTATGCCCGTGGTCACTATACCATTGGCAAAGACAGAATTGACTTGGCATTAGATCGTATCCGTAAACTG GCCGATGCCTGTTCTGGGCTACAGGGATTCCTGATTTTCCACAGCTTTGGTGGGGGCACTGGCTCTGGCTTTACCTCCTTGTTGATGGAACGCCTCTCCCTGGATTATGGCAAGAAGTCCAAACTGGAGTTTGCCATCTACCCAGCCCCTCAAGTCTCCACTGCCGTAGTGGAGCCGTACAACTCCATCCTGACCACTCACACCACCCTGGAGCATTCAGACTGCGCCTTCATGGTGGACAACGAGGCCATCTATGACATCTGCTGTCGCAACTTGGACATTGAGCGCCCCACTTACACCAACCTTAACCGTCTCATCAGCCAGATAGTCTCATCAATCACTGCCTCTCTGCGCTTCGATGGTGCCCTCAATGTGGATCTGACAGAGTTTCAGACCAACCTGGTGCCTTACCCTCGCATCCACTTCCCCTTGGTAACATATGCACCCATCATCTCCTCCGAGAGAGCCTACCACGAGCAGCTGTCAGTGGCGGAAATCACCAGTTCCTGCTTTGAACCCAACAACCAGATGGTGAAGTGTGATCCACGTCATGGAAAATACATGGCCTGCTGCATGCTGTACCGCGGTGACGTGGTCCCCAAAGATGTCAACGTAGCTATTGCTGCCATCAAGACCAAGAGAACTATCCAGTTTGTGGACTGGTGTCCAACAGGCTTCAAG GTTGGAATCAATTACCAGCCTCCCACAATAACACCCGGAGGAGACCTGGCCCAAGTGGAACGTGCCGTCTGCATGCTAAGCAACACCACAGCCATCGCTGAGGCCTGGGCAAGGCTGGACCACAAGTTTGATCTGATGTATGCCAAGAGGGCATTTGTGCACTGGTATGTTGGTGAAGGCATGGAGGAAGGGGAGTTTGCAGAGGCCCGAGAGGACTTGTCTGCACTGGAGAAGGACTACGAGGAAGTGGGAACGAACTCATTTGGAGAAGAAAATGACGGGGAGGAATTTTGA